A window of Candidatus Methylarchaceae archaeon HK02M2 contains these coding sequences:
- a CDS encoding DegT/DnrJ/EryC1/StrS family aminotransferase — translation MIPINKPLMSEEEIVEVMNVFKSGKLTDSSLDGSIMVKNFEKTFANFIGTKYAVALNSCTSALLASLVALNIGYNDEVLVPSFTFVATANAVLAVGAKPVFVDIDLNDYTIDVTDLEKKIGKKCKAVIPVHLYGHPANMGSIIKLAREHDLFVIEDAAQSLGASYKGQKTGAIGNLGCFSFYSTKVITCGEGGAITTNDEDLYNKLKMIRNHGLVSDHNPKILGFNFRMTEIGAALIKTQMKRVETFLNIRRKNAHKLSESLSGLDGIKLPREKADCVNNWYLYTIFIEKNRDKVLENLNKRGLGATVYYKIPLHKTYLYTRLGYGDISLPNTILASDHVISLPVHPGLTDNDLSVITYSVKEALKIYYRN, via the coding sequence TTGATCCCTATCAATAAACCCTTGATGAGTGAGGAAGAAATAGTAGAAGTGATGAACGTCTTCAAGAGTGGTAAGCTCACAGATTCCAGCTTGGATGGAAGTATTATGGTAAAAAATTTCGAAAAGACTTTTGCCAACTTCATTGGTACAAAGTATGCTGTAGCTTTAAATTCTTGTACTTCAGCATTACTCGCATCTCTAGTCGCATTAAATATTGGTTATAATGATGAGGTTCTCGTTCCCTCCTTCACCTTTGTTGCTACAGCTAATGCTGTTCTTGCTGTAGGTGCAAAACCTGTTTTTGTAGATATTGATCTGAATGACTACACTATTGATGTAACCGACCTTGAAAAAAAGATAGGTAAAAAATGCAAAGCAGTGATCCCTGTCCATCTCTATGGCCATCCTGCCAATATGGGTTCTATAATTAAATTAGCCAGAGAGCATGATTTATTTGTAATCGAGGATGCTGCGCAATCTCTTGGAGCATCATATAAAGGTCAAAAAACTGGCGCAATTGGTAATCTAGGTTGTTTCAGCTTCTACTCTACCAAAGTTATAACATGTGGTGAAGGTGGAGCTATAACGACAAACGATGAAGATTTGTATAATAAATTGAAAATGATTAGAAATCATGGCTTGGTTAGCGATCATAATCCAAAAATATTAGGTTTCAATTTTAGGATGACTGAAATTGGGGCTGCTTTAATCAAGACTCAGATGAAAAGGGTCGAGACGTTTTTAAATATAAGACGAAAAAATGCCCATAAGCTCTCAGAATCCCTTAGTGGGTTAGATGGAATAAAGTTACCCAGAGAAAAAGCGGACTGTGTTAATAATTGGTATCTTTATACGATCTTTATAGAGAAAAACCGAGATAAGGTTTTAGAAAACCTCAATAAAAGAGGACTTGGAGCCACTGTGTATTATAAAATACCCCTCCATAAAACTTATCTTTACACGCGGCTTGGTTATGGTGATATATCACTTCCTAACACTATATTAGCATCGGATCATGTCATTTCGCTTCCAGTTCACCCAGGTCTTACAGATAACGATCTTTCTGTAATTACTTATTCGGTTAAAGAAGCTTTGAAAATTTACTATAGAAACTAA
- a CDS encoding DNA-directed DNA polymerase I encodes MSDQLNVTKIPQKRSIPPSLLVSATYDGEAKVAVLKFYDPNTQTIHLWYDNTRHKPYCYSRLPIEDLKNLKNRPDVLDLKVEKKKDLLRDTEVNLTKIIVDNPLVIGGTSSNKSIRNMIDAWEADIKYYESYLYDKGLIVGAFYEEKDSKIVPVSYEVPKGAKESLKKVLDKSDPDFKSHILEWIKLLSQPLPSIRRASLDIEVLPPAERRIPNPIKAEFPVLAVSIVGSDGASEVYLLRREKLELGKNKLEDKVKVFFFENEKDLISSVFKRILDYPFLITFNGDDFDLNYLYHRAMNKFGFSKDQIPISLGRNAAYLKYGVHIDLYKIFRNKSLQIYAFGNKYIEHTLNGVSKALINESKMEFEGSLGSLPLYELAKYCYKDSLMTYNLTSFNDDLLMKLLIVLGRVAKMPIDDVARIGVSNWIRSVMYFEHRRINALIPKKEEMEEKGGAVSKPITKGKKYKGALVVEPKAGVHFNVLVLDFASLYPSIIKVYNLSYDTVHCIHPECKKNLIPKTDQWVCKNRKGISSLVIGSLRDLRVNYYKPLSKDTSLSSDDLSLYNVVTQALKVILNASYGVMGSEIYPLYCLPVAEATTAIGRYLISKTIEKCKELGISVVYGDTDSLFLENPTKEQIKIILKWAEDGLKIELDLEKTYLYVAFSQRKKNYLGVLLDGSVDIKGLTGKKRHIPPFIKNAFYNTVDTLSKVKSPNDFGKAREAIKKQLREKYLQLKSRKIPLEEMAFNVMMSKDISRYTETQPQHVKVAKLMKKNGQEVKAGEMISFVKTKTPLGVKPLNLAKIDDIDTEKYLDYLRGTFEQLLDALG; translated from the coding sequence ATGAGTGATCAATTAAACGTGACAAAAATCCCACAAAAGCGCTCGATCCCTCCTTCTCTTCTCGTCTCTGCTACATACGATGGTGAGGCCAAAGTTGCTGTATTGAAGTTCTACGATCCCAACACTCAGACCATCCATCTGTGGTATGATAATACAAGGCACAAGCCATATTGTTACTCTAGATTACCAATAGAGGATTTAAAAAACCTTAAAAACAGACCGGATGTTCTCGATCTCAAAGTCGAAAAAAAGAAAGATCTCTTAAGAGATACTGAAGTTAATCTAACAAAGATCATAGTCGATAATCCTCTTGTGATAGGGGGTACATCGTCAAATAAGAGCATACGAAATATGATAGACGCATGGGAGGCTGATATCAAATATTATGAGAGCTATCTTTACGATAAAGGTCTGATAGTAGGGGCTTTTTATGAGGAGAAGGATTCAAAGATAGTTCCCGTATCATATGAAGTTCCAAAAGGTGCAAAAGAGAGTCTTAAAAAGGTTTTAGATAAATCGGACCCTGATTTCAAATCTCACATATTAGAATGGATCAAACTATTGAGCCAACCCCTTCCAAGCATACGTCGTGCATCTTTAGATATAGAAGTATTACCGCCAGCTGAAAGACGCATTCCTAATCCTATAAAAGCTGAGTTTCCAGTTCTGGCAGTCTCCATCGTAGGAAGTGATGGAGCCTCTGAAGTATATTTACTTAGGAGGGAAAAGCTAGAGCTTGGAAAAAATAAATTAGAAGATAAAGTAAAGGTTTTTTTCTTCGAAAATGAAAAAGATCTCATCTCATCTGTCTTTAAACGTATATTGGATTATCCATTTTTAATCACTTTTAATGGCGACGATTTTGACTTAAATTACCTTTATCATAGAGCAATGAACAAGTTTGGATTCTCTAAAGATCAAATACCTATTTCATTGGGCAGAAATGCTGCTTATTTAAAATATGGTGTGCATATCGATCTTTATAAGATTTTTAGAAATAAATCTCTCCAAATTTATGCTTTTGGTAATAAATATATCGAGCATACACTGAATGGAGTGAGTAAAGCTCTTATAAATGAATCAAAGATGGAGTTCGAAGGTTCACTTGGTTCGTTACCACTTTACGAGCTAGCAAAATATTGCTACAAAGATTCTCTTATGACCTATAATTTAACGAGCTTCAACGATGACCTCCTTATGAAATTATTGATAGTCCTAGGAAGGGTAGCAAAGATGCCGATAGATGATGTCGCAAGGATAGGCGTATCAAATTGGATAAGAAGCGTGATGTATTTTGAACATAGAAGAATAAATGCTTTGATCCCTAAAAAGGAAGAAATGGAAGAAAAAGGTGGAGCGGTCTCTAAGCCCATAACAAAGGGAAAAAAATACAAGGGTGCTCTTGTTGTCGAACCTAAAGCTGGTGTTCATTTTAATGTATTGGTTCTTGACTTCGCTTCACTATATCCCAGCATCATCAAAGTCTATAATCTTTCGTATGATACTGTACATTGTATTCACCCAGAATGTAAAAAGAACTTAATTCCTAAAACTGATCAATGGGTTTGCAAAAATCGTAAAGGCATATCATCTTTGGTGATAGGATCTTTAAGAGATCTTAGGGTCAACTACTACAAGCCACTCTCAAAAGACACTTCGCTTAGCTCTGATGATTTAAGTCTCTATAATGTAGTTACTCAAGCTCTTAAGGTAATACTTAACGCTTCTTATGGTGTTATGGGGTCAGAAATTTATCCACTTTATTGCCTCCCTGTAGCTGAAGCGACAACAGCTATTGGCAGGTATCTGATATCTAAGACGATAGAAAAATGTAAAGAGCTGGGTATAAGCGTTGTGTATGGTGATACGGATTCACTTTTTCTTGAGAACCCTACTAAAGAGCAGATAAAAATTATTTTAAAATGGGCTGAAGACGGTCTTAAGATAGAACTTGACCTTGAAAAGACCTACTTATATGTAGCCTTTAGTCAAAGAAAGAAAAACTATCTTGGAGTTCTTTTAGATGGTAGTGTCGATATAAAGGGTTTGACAGGCAAGAAACGCCACATCCCTCCATTCATTAAGAATGCTTTTTATAACACTGTCGATACGCTAAGCAAAGTAAAGTCACCAAACGATTTTGGGAAGGCAAGAGAAGCCATTAAAAAACAGCTCCGTGAAAAATATCTTCAACTTAAAAGTAGAAAGATACCTCTTGAAGAAATGGCTTTCAATGTGATGATGAGTAAAGACATAAGTAGATATACTGAAACACAGCCTCAGCATGTAAAAGTTGCCAAATTGATGAAAAAAAACGGTCAGGAAGTGAAGGCTGGGGAAATGATCTCTTTTGTGAAAACAAAGACTCCGCTTGGTGTGAAACCTTTAAACTTGGCCAAAATAGATGATATTGATACAGAAAAGTATCTTGATTATTTAAGGGGGACATTTGAGCAACTATTGGATGCTCTAGGTT
- a CDS encoding polyprenol monophosphomannose synthase, producing the protein MARISVLIPTYNERDNISTLIDEIFNYISRFPYDVHIVVIDDNSSDGTGQIVAKIAKNNDQVHLLSRPGKYGLGSAYIHGFRWSESNLSPHIFVQMDADFSHPPRYLTTLIKNALSGYDVVIGSRYIEGGGSVSWSLHRKIISMCANSITRLMVKIREKDATSGFRALSRRAVHTLLNFDLNSKGYAYQIESLFLYSRLGLSIKEIPILFFERRKGATKLSILDILNFIYLVLIMNVSKSKAIKQFKDIQRQYKGNFKY; encoded by the coding sequence ATGGCTCGAATCTCTGTATTGATCCCAACCTATAATGAACGGGATAACATCTCCACACTTATAGATGAAATCTTCAACTACATCTCTAGGTTTCCCTACGATGTGCATATAGTAGTCATAGATGACAATAGCTCGGATGGAACGGGGCAAATTGTAGCAAAAATAGCTAAGAATAACGATCAAGTCCACTTATTATCGAGACCTGGCAAGTATGGATTGGGATCAGCCTACATCCATGGTTTTAGATGGTCTGAGTCAAATCTTTCACCTCATATCTTTGTTCAAATGGATGCTGATTTTTCTCACCCCCCAAGATACTTGACAACTCTTATCAAAAATGCTCTTTCAGGATATGATGTAGTCATAGGTTCTAGGTATATTGAAGGCGGTGGATCTGTTTCTTGGTCATTACATCGTAAAATCATAAGCATGTGTGCAAATTCAATAACGCGTTTGATGGTTAAAATAAGGGAGAAAGATGCTACTAGCGGATTCAGGGCACTAAGTAGGAGGGCGGTACACACTCTACTTAACTTTGATTTAAATAGCAAGGGTTATGCCTACCAGATTGAGAGTCTTTTCTTGTACTCTAGATTGGGCCTATCTATCAAGGAAATTCCTATTTTATTTTTTGAAAGAAGAAAGGGAGCTACAAAACTTTCAATTTTAGACATCTTAAATTTTATCTATCTAGTTCTAATTATGAACGTAAGTAAATCAAAGGCAATTAAGCAATTTAAGGATATACAAAGACAATACAAGGGTAACTTCAAATACTAG
- a CDS encoding tyrosine--tRNA ligase has product MDIEEKTEIILKPPTEEVITVNQLRSILETEAHPTHYIGFEISGLMHLGTLVISGFKINDFIKAGIRCKVFLADWHSYINNKFGGDWDKIKLASKYYEEVFKFFCPGVEVTHGSELYRGNDDYWKNLVKFSKHITLARNTRCLTIMGRSKKDRLDFAQYLYPPMQSIDIKAMNIRIVHAGMDQRKVHVLVREVFPKLKWKAPVAIHNSLLPGLSKPHRSGLDDDSKIDMLFSSKMSKSKPSTCIFIHDDFYEIKRKLQKAWCPEGVTDYNPVLEMAKQIVFHDFKSLEIERPAKYGGLITFENFSKVEKAYRDRKLHPTDLKLGVAKALDKILDPIRSYFKDKPELLEVFKSV; this is encoded by the coding sequence ATGGATATTGAAGAAAAGACGGAAATCATCCTTAAACCACCCACAGAAGAGGTAATTACAGTAAATCAACTTAGATCAATATTGGAGACTGAGGCACACCCAACACACTATATAGGATTTGAAATATCAGGTTTAATGCACCTTGGTACTTTGGTAATTTCGGGTTTCAAGATTAATGATTTCATTAAAGCAGGAATCAGGTGCAAAGTCTTTTTGGCTGATTGGCATAGCTACATCAACAATAAATTTGGAGGAGATTGGGATAAAATCAAATTAGCATCAAAATACTATGAAGAAGTCTTCAAGTTCTTCTGTCCTGGTGTAGAGGTTACCCATGGTTCAGAACTATACCGTGGAAATGACGATTACTGGAAGAATCTAGTAAAATTTTCAAAGCATATAACTTTGGCAAGAAACACAAGATGTTTGACGATAATGGGAAGAAGCAAAAAAGATAGACTTGATTTCGCTCAATACCTGTACCCTCCCATGCAATCTATAGATATAAAAGCAATGAACATAAGGATCGTTCATGCTGGAATGGACCAACGTAAAGTCCATGTTTTAGTCCGAGAAGTGTTCCCAAAATTAAAATGGAAAGCGCCAGTAGCCATCCACAATAGTTTACTTCCCGGTTTATCAAAGCCTCATCGTTCTGGTTTAGATGATGATTCAAAAATAGACATGCTCTTCTCAAGTAAGATGAGTAAATCTAAGCCATCTACATGCATATTTATTCATGATGATTTCTATGAAATCAAAAGGAAATTACAAAAAGCATGGTGTCCAGAAGGAGTTACGGACTATAATCCAGTTCTGGAGATGGCGAAGCAGATCGTTTTTCATGATTTTAAATCTTTAGAGATAGAAAGACCTGCCAAGTATGGTGGTTTGATTACTTTCGAGAATTTCAGTAAAGTTGAAAAGGCTTACCGTGATAGAAAACTTCATCCAACAGACTTAAAATTAGGGGTAGCAAAAGCCTTAGACAAAATACTGGATCCTATAAGATCTTATTTTAAAGATAAGCCTGAATTGTTGGAAGTCTTTAAATCGGTATGA